The following coding sequences lie in one Actinomyces capricornis genomic window:
- a CDS encoding DNA adenine methylase: MTALTQVQASAAASVASRYPRLRYMGSKYSLLPDVERVLLDLGGATVADPFSGSGVVSYLAHAMGREVWSSDYLAFPCALTRATVANRGVRLGEEDLAELLGPSRDERSFIHDTYAGILFTAEDLRALDSAWSVLASWQGPRRDLAIASLILAAARKQPRGVFTVTSSRYSVYDDGRRHLRMSMREHIREAAADWNRAVCDDGAPARVRRAPVDEAPRGADVVYLDPPYAPPRDDNDYIKRYWFLEGLADYWNDGRAQVMESTLTRKLPKRPTPFGSRRTIEGALEGMLERFSDSSLVLSYGSNAVPGLDRLVGMVRDVKGNTEVRRINHRYHFGTARHATRRQAVEYLVIGE, translated from the coding sequence GTGACAGCACTGACACAGGTACAGGCCAGCGCTGCGGCGTCGGTGGCCAGCCGCTACCCGCGCCTGCGGTACATGGGGAGCAAGTACTCCCTCCTTCCTGACGTGGAGCGCGTTCTGCTCGACCTGGGCGGTGCTACGGTGGCCGACCCCTTCAGCGGCTCAGGGGTGGTGTCCTACCTGGCGCACGCCATGGGGCGGGAGGTCTGGTCCTCGGATTACCTGGCCTTCCCCTGTGCTCTGACCAGGGCGACCGTGGCGAACCGCGGTGTGCGCCTGGGCGAGGAGGATCTGGCCGAGCTCCTGGGGCCGAGTAGGGATGAGCGCTCCTTCATCCACGACACCTACGCGGGCATCCTGTTCACGGCCGAGGATCTTCGCGCGCTGGACTCCGCATGGTCGGTGCTCGCCTCCTGGCAGGGGCCGCGCCGGGATCTGGCGATCGCCTCACTCATCCTGGCAGCGGCCAGGAAGCAGCCCCGTGGCGTGTTCACGGTGACGTCCTCCCGCTACTCCGTCTACGACGACGGCCGGCGGCACCTGCGCATGAGCATGCGCGAGCATATTCGTGAGGCGGCTGCCGACTGGAACCGGGCGGTGTGCGACGACGGCGCTCCAGCCCGGGTCCGCCGGGCGCCGGTGGATGAGGCCCCCAGGGGCGCGGATGTGGTCTACCTGGATCCTCCTTATGCCCCTCCGCGGGACGACAACGACTACATCAAGCGCTACTGGTTCCTTGAGGGCCTCGCCGATTACTGGAATGACGGCCGCGCCCAGGTGATGGAGTCCACGCTCACCCGCAAGCTTCCCAAGCGGCCCACGCCCTTCGGCTCCAGGAGGACGATCGAGGGGGCGCTGGAGGGCATGCTGGAGCGCTTCTCGGACTCCTCACTGGTCCTGTCCTACGGCTCGAACGCAGTTCCAGGCCTCGACAGACTCGTGGGGATGGTGCGCGACGTCAAGGGCAACACGGAGGTGCGCAGGATCAACCACCGGTACCACTTCGGGACCGCCCGGCATGCGACGCGCCGCCAGGCGGTCGAGTATCTCGTCATCGGAGAGTAG
- the mtnN gene encoding 5'-methylthioadenosine/S-adenosylhomocysteine nucleosidase, with amino-acid sequence MSSQHEPALPRPAGEENRPAVAAVVAVAMEVEARPFLEALPLIEEGPALPTCAGARAWRLALPEPSSGADDAGKGSRELVLVNTGIGLVAGAAALATVLTAVAPQVVISAGTAGGLGHRVGVGDVCASQTLALTDADATAFGYARGQTPGQPEVFQADEALLERLAQVGPEALKGATASSGSAHLHTGQMLAGNSFITAANVADTREVFPRALSTDMESTALAQVAAGAGVPFVSVRGVSDLCGPEAGQDFHIEAQEAATRSAAVILALLG; translated from the coding sequence ATGAGCAGTCAGCATGAGCCAGCCCTCCCCCGTCCCGCAGGCGAGGAGAACCGTCCTGCCGTCGCCGCTGTCGTCGCCGTGGCCATGGAGGTGGAGGCCCGCCCGTTCCTGGAGGCCCTGCCCCTCATCGAGGAGGGCCCCGCGCTGCCGACCTGCGCGGGGGCGCGCGCCTGGCGCCTGGCCCTGCCTGAACCGTCGTCGGGCGCCGACGACGCCGGGAAGGGATCCCGGGAGCTGGTACTGGTCAACACGGGGATCGGCCTGGTGGCCGGGGCGGCCGCGCTCGCCACGGTGCTCACCGCCGTGGCTCCGCAGGTGGTGATCTCCGCGGGCACGGCCGGGGGCCTGGGCCACCGGGTGGGGGTCGGTGACGTGTGCGCCTCCCAGACCCTGGCGCTCACGGACGCCGACGCCACCGCCTTCGGCTACGCGCGGGGCCAGACGCCGGGCCAGCCCGAGGTGTTCCAGGCCGACGAGGCCCTGCTGGAGCGCCTGGCCCAGGTGGGGCCCGAGGCCCTCAAGGGGGCGACGGCGTCCTCGGGCTCCGCGCATCTGCACACCGGGCAGATGCTGGCGGGCAACTCCTTCATCACCGCCGCCAATGTGGCCGACACCCGCGAGGTCTTCCCGCGGGCGCTGAGCACCGATATGGAGTCCACGGCCCTGGCGCAGGTGGCCGCGGGGGCCGGGGTCCCCTTCGTCTCGGTCCGCGGGGTCTCGGACCTGTGCGGGCCGGAGGCGGGCCAGGACTTCCACATCGAGGCCCAGGAGGCCGCCACCCGCAGCGCCGCCGTCATCCTGGCCCTCCTGGGCTGA
- a CDS encoding TetR/AcrR family transcriptional regulator, producing the protein MSTPSSTPGRTADSSRAATDGRTADPERSLRKRENTRARLVEVAADVVAARGIAGTRIDDVVKEAGFTRGAFYSNYSSLQEVLNEAIAARTETILRTVDKAVEAIEGMPTTESLMDLLDSIAQSEVQAAREMESVGSGPGRMAGPPHRIWSKPACTASSRPSSWA; encoded by the coding sequence ATGAGCACTCCTTCATCCACCCCCGGCCGCACCGCGGATTCCAGCCGCGCCGCCACCGACGGCCGCACCGCGGACCCCGAGCGCAGCCTGCGCAAGCGGGAGAACACCCGCGCGCGCCTGGTCGAGGTAGCCGCCGACGTCGTCGCCGCCAGGGGCATCGCCGGCACTCGCATCGACGACGTCGTCAAGGAGGCGGGTTTCACGCGCGGCGCCTTCTACTCCAACTACTCCTCCCTCCAGGAGGTTCTCAATGAGGCGATCGCGGCCCGCACGGAGACCATCCTGAGGACGGTGGACAAGGCGGTCGAGGCGATCGAGGGGATGCCGACGACCGAGTCGCTGATGGACCTGCTGGACTCCATTGCCCAGAGCGAGGTCCAGGCCGCCCGTGAGATGGAGAGCGTCGGCAGCGGGCCGGGCAGGATGGCCGGCCCACCGCACCGGATCTGGTCAAAGCCCGCATGCACGGCCTCATCGAGGCCTTCATCCTGGGCCTGA
- a CDS encoding AI-2E family transporter codes for MTAASRTKHLGTDSGATTASLPASRTQGETIAMILAALGIGAAGLYLMRDLVAPAFFALTLVITVRPLVSWATGRGVPRPIAAVLAVILVFGFILSLFVALGVAVAQLVDTLPGYSDRFRAIWQQVQAQLASMGIDQASLLDQATNAVDTSRIVAMAQALLGQLSSAGAMLGVMALTVVFLIFDTAKIETRAAALNLLKPELATALAGFAASVRSYWLVSTIFGLIVAVLDVVALWILGVPLAITWGVLSFITNYIPNVGFFIGVIPPALLALVDSGPWTALWVLLAYMVLNFVIQSLIQPKFTGDAVGLNTTATFLSLLFWSSIVGGLGTILAVPLTLFAKALLIDSDPRSRWVGIFLSAGDEPVRDPDELDPEVLEEIDLDGDGTGEDDPEHGIRAVEEGRPATPAP; via the coding sequence ATGACAGCCGCGTCAAGAACCAAGCACCTGGGTACCGACTCGGGCGCCACTACCGCATCGCTTCCCGCCTCCCGCACTCAGGGCGAGACCATCGCCATGATCCTGGCTGCGCTGGGCATCGGTGCCGCAGGCCTCTACCTCATGCGCGACCTGGTCGCCCCTGCCTTCTTCGCCCTCACCCTCGTCATCACGGTGCGCCCCCTGGTGTCCTGGGCCACCGGGCGGGGCGTGCCGCGGCCGATCGCCGCGGTCCTGGCTGTCATCCTGGTCTTCGGCTTCATCCTGTCCCTCTTCGTGGCCCTCGGGGTTGCGGTGGCACAGCTGGTGGACACCCTGCCGGGCTACTCCGACAGGTTCCGGGCCATCTGGCAGCAGGTCCAGGCCCAGCTCGCGAGCATGGGTATCGATCAGGCCTCCCTGCTCGACCAGGCCACCAACGCGGTGGATACCTCCCGGATCGTGGCCATGGCCCAGGCGCTCCTCGGGCAGCTGTCCTCGGCGGGTGCCATGCTGGGCGTCATGGCCCTGACGGTCGTCTTCCTCATCTTCGACACCGCCAAGATCGAGACCCGGGCGGCCGCCCTCAACCTCCTCAAGCCCGAGTTGGCCACCGCCCTGGCCGGCTTCGCCGCCTCGGTGCGCTCCTACTGGCTGGTCTCCACGATCTTCGGCCTCATCGTGGCGGTGCTCGACGTCGTGGCCCTGTGGATCCTGGGCGTCCCCCTGGCCATCACCTGGGGCGTGCTGTCCTTCATCACCAACTACATCCCCAATGTCGGCTTCTTCATCGGCGTCATCCCCCCGGCGCTCCTGGCGCTGGTGGACTCCGGGCCCTGGACCGCCCTGTGGGTGCTCCTGGCCTACATGGTCCTCAACTTCGTCATCCAGTCCCTCATCCAGCCCAAGTTCACCGGTGACGCGGTGGGGCTCAACACGACGGCGACCTTCCTCTCCCTGCTGTTCTGGTCCAGCATTGTTGGCGGCCTGGGCACCATCCTGGCCGTCCCCCTGACCCTGTTCGCCAAGGCGCTGCTCATCGACTCCGACCCGCGCTCGCGCTGGGTGGGGATCTTCCTGTCGGCGGGCGATGAGCCGGTGCGCGACCCTGACGAGCTCGACCCCGAGGTGTTGGAGGAGATCGACCTCGATGGGGACGGGACCGGAGAGGACGACCCCGAGCACGGTATCCGGGCCGTGGAGGAGGGGCGCCCGGCCACCCCGGCGCCCTGA
- a CDS encoding S-ribosylhomocysteine lyase, translated as MSEQSGHSAGRMNVESFNLDHTRVVAPFVRVADRKELPGGDVLVKYDVRFRQPNHEHLEMPAVHSIEHLSAELMRNHTDRLIDFSPMGCQTGFYALTLGLEPEEFLPLLEATFRDILSAQEVPAANEVQCGWGANHSLAAAQEAVGGFLSQREHWSQVFGPSSPEAR; from the coding sequence ATGAGCGAGCAGAGCGGGCACTCCGCAGGCCGGATGAATGTCGAGTCCTTCAACCTGGACCACACCAGGGTGGTGGCGCCCTTCGTGCGGGTGGCGGATCGCAAGGAGCTGCCCGGTGGGGATGTGCTGGTCAAGTACGACGTGCGCTTCCGCCAGCCCAACCACGAGCACCTGGAGATGCCCGCGGTGCACTCCATCGAGCACCTGAGCGCCGAGCTCATGCGCAATCACACCGACCGTCTCATCGACTTCTCCCCCATGGGCTGCCAGACGGGTTTCTACGCCCTGACCCTGGGCCTGGAGCCCGAGGAGTTCCTGCCCCTGCTGGAGGCGACCTTCCGCGACATCCTCTCGGCCCAGGAGGTGCCAGCCGCCAATGAGGTCCAGTGCGGCTGGGGGGCGAACCACTCCCTGGCGGCCGCCCAGGAGGCGGTGGGCGGCTTCCTGTCCCAGCGTGAGCACTGGTCGCAGGTGTTCGGCCCGAGCAGCCCCGAGGCCCGGTGA
- a CDS encoding AAA family ATPase has translation MSSTALGRLVVTGLKSMRSVALEPTTGVTVLIGANGAGKSNLVGALELISRIWDDSFQEYVAAQGGMSALVFEDSSGTAELTRIEVYSSPDAEDCLGGYRVDLRADDDDAAVLSESMLFHNRRRYPDRPYDKQLGSSRSSRARRIAEESTDPKLVAFANHITPLLAGCRVFHFDDVSPNAPVKGWSTVGDDVSLRMDAENIAAYLLRVRQEHPRHYQRIVSAIRHVTPFFDDFVLVPNQAGRIRLRWRQRGLDRTFLAREASDGTLRFMCLATLLLGPDLPATVVLDEPELGLHPSAIALLAEMARMAGDRGHRVILATQSVPLLSHFSLEEVAVLDRADGATTVIRPDSKQLSGFLEEFSVGTMWEMNLLGGRPSHSEGDR, from the coding sequence ATGAGTTCCACAGCACTAGGGCGCCTCGTTGTCACGGGCCTGAAGTCGATGCGCTCAGTGGCCCTGGAGCCCACCACCGGCGTCACTGTCCTCATCGGCGCGAACGGCGCCGGAAAGTCGAACCTTGTGGGGGCCCTTGAGCTCATCTCACGGATCTGGGACGACTCCTTCCAGGAGTACGTCGCCGCTCAGGGAGGCATGTCCGCACTGGTCTTCGAGGACTCCTCCGGCACGGCCGAACTGACCCGGATCGAGGTCTACTCCTCCCCTGATGCGGAGGACTGCTTGGGCGGCTACCGCGTCGATCTGCGCGCCGACGACGACGATGCCGCCGTTCTGAGCGAGTCCATGCTCTTCCACAATAGGCGCCGATACCCCGATCGCCCCTATGACAAGCAGCTCGGCTCCAGTCGTTCGAGCAGGGCCCGAAGGATCGCCGAGGAGTCCACGGACCCCAAGCTCGTCGCCTTCGCCAACCACATCACCCCGCTCCTGGCCGGCTGCCGGGTCTTCCACTTCGACGATGTCAGCCCCAACGCGCCGGTGAAGGGCTGGTCGACAGTCGGCGATGATGTCTCGCTGCGCATGGACGCGGAGAACATCGCCGCATATCTGCTGCGGGTGCGCCAGGAGCACCCCCGCCACTACCAGCGCATCGTCTCGGCCATCCGCCATGTCACGCCCTTCTTCGACGATTTCGTCCTCGTGCCCAACCAGGCGGGGAGAATCCGGCTTCGCTGGAGGCAGCGCGGCCTTGATCGGACCTTCCTGGCCCGTGAGGCCAGTGATGGAACTCTGCGCTTCATGTGCCTGGCCACGCTCCTTCTTGGTCCGGACCTTCCTGCGACAGTGGTCCTGGACGAGCCCGAGCTGGGACTGCACCCCTCGGCGATCGCACTGCTGGCGGAGATGGCCCGCATGGCCGGCGACCGGGGGCATCGCGTCATCCTGGCCACCCAGTCCGTGCCGCTGCTCTCCCACTTCTCCCTGGAGGAGGTCGCCGTCCTGGATCGGGCCGACGGCGCAACGACAGTGATTCGCCCAGACTCCAAGCAGCTCTCCGGGTTCTTGGAGGAGTTCTCGGTTGGCACGATGTGGGAGATGAACCTGCTCGGGGGGCGCCCCTCTCATAGCGAGGGTGACCGGTGA
- a CDS encoding siderophore-interacting protein — translation MSGSTAPFRFFGVTVARVLDLSASMRRLTLTGPDLDRFGDPGWDQRIKLVLPSPEAGYDHLPTGEGWYRQWLALPEELRPPIRTYTTRAVRRDSHEVDVDMVLHGAAGPAGRWAQAAQTGSRAILLGPDAGYEGDPGGVDFVPPQITERFLLCGDETAAPAIARILQDLPTNARGLAVVELPTEADAAYLPAHPGFEVRPLGREGRPHGELLVQGLRRAAAELCPVGTPQEVEEIDVDHDLLWEVPRTAKGGAVLKRTTLYAWLAGEAGAVRAMRRHLVAERGIDRRSVAFMGYWRQGRAES, via the coding sequence ATGAGCGGCTCGACAGCGCCCTTCCGCTTCTTCGGCGTTACGGTGGCCCGTGTCCTCGACCTCAGCGCCTCGATGCGGCGCCTGACACTCACCGGCCCGGATCTGGACCGGTTCGGCGATCCGGGCTGGGACCAGCGCATCAAGCTGGTCCTGCCCTCGCCCGAGGCGGGCTACGACCACCTGCCCACCGGGGAGGGCTGGTACCGCCAGTGGCTGGCCCTGCCCGAGGAGCTGCGACCGCCGATCCGCACCTACACCACCCGGGCGGTGCGCCGCGACTCCCACGAGGTCGACGTCGATATGGTCCTGCACGGCGCTGCCGGCCCGGCGGGCCGCTGGGCCCAGGCGGCCCAGACAGGCAGCCGGGCCATCCTCTTGGGGCCCGACGCCGGCTACGAGGGGGATCCCGGTGGCGTGGATTTCGTCCCCCCGCAGATCACGGAGCGCTTCCTGCTGTGCGGGGACGAGACGGCCGCCCCGGCGATCGCCCGGATCCTCCAGGACCTGCCCACCAACGCCCGGGGACTGGCAGTCGTGGAGCTGCCCACCGAGGCCGATGCCGCCTACCTGCCCGCCCACCCCGGCTTCGAGGTGCGGCCCCTGGGGCGCGAGGGCCGGCCGCACGGGGAACTGCTGGTCCAGGGCCTGAGGCGGGCCGCCGCCGAGCTGTGCCCCGTCGGGACACCGCAGGAGGTCGAGGAGATCGACGTCGACCATGACCTGCTGTGGGAGGTTCCCCGCACCGCGAAGGGCGGGGCCGTGCTCAAGCGCACCACCCTGTACGCCTGGCTGGCCGGCGAGGCCGGGGCGGTGCGGGCCATGCGCCGCCACCTGGTGGCCGAGCGCGGCATCGACCGCCGCTCAGTAGCCTTCATGGGCTACTGGCGCCAGGGCAGGGCGGAGAGCTAG
- a CDS encoding DUF4276 family protein: protein MSPVSPLSEVVIVVEGQTEETLIKETLSPIAAMQGVFLTPIVVRTSATQHGGGHWRGYHAILRQLLAQRHWKRIGLLLDYYGYPLGAPGRDGFVPGATTWTALVESLTRQYRDPRFLPLVIPHEIETLVLAAIDAGAGEGLLGASALKALRQAITQAGSVEAVNSHPDLSPSKRLKRADGDYSKTVTGPLLIGEAGLPAVLERCPAFAGWWERILA from the coding sequence GTGAGCCCCGTGAGCCCCCTGAGCGAAGTGGTCATCGTGGTCGAGGGGCAGACCGAGGAGACCCTCATCAAGGAGACGCTCTCCCCCATCGCCGCGATGCAGGGCGTCTTTCTCACCCCGATCGTGGTCCGGACCTCGGCCACACAGCACGGTGGTGGGCACTGGCGGGGCTACCACGCCATCCTGCGCCAGCTCCTGGCCCAACGGCACTGGAAGAGGATCGGGCTGCTCCTCGACTACTACGGCTACCCGCTGGGTGCACCGGGACGCGACGGCTTCGTACCGGGGGCAACGACGTGGACCGCGCTCGTCGAGAGCCTGACTCGTCAATACCGGGACCCGCGCTTCCTGCCTCTGGTCATCCCCCATGAGATCGAGACCCTGGTGCTGGCCGCCATCGACGCCGGTGCCGGCGAGGGGCTCCTTGGCGCATCAGCACTCAAGGCGCTGCGTCAGGCGATCACGCAGGCGGGCAGTGTTGAGGCGGTCAACAGCCATCCGGACCTCAGTCCTTCCAAGCGACTGAAGAGAGCCGATGGTGACTACAGCAAGACGGTCACCGGGCCTCTTCTCATCGGGGAGGCCGGTCTTCCCGCGGTCCTGGAGCGCTGTCCGGCCTTCGCCGGCTGGTGGGAGCGGATCCTGGCCTGA
- a CDS encoding alpha/beta fold hydrolase, producing the protein MSSLARIIIGPPAAPALVLLHGITGSAISQAEAIEHWAERGYRVIALDARGHGLSPRWSPEELARAGQVLVDDVVETLEELAHEGSALPILIGHSMGAATAMVLATQRPDLVAGLVLEDPALYGTRSPEELLARGAARERSRAAEAADPAASVSHALESQAMPAVEAVVGVWAAQRSDPALLLSGVVTPEVPWTDAVAALEVPALLLTGDQPGSARVGPAGLERIAALNPRIETVLVPGAGHQVRRSDPQAYYSAVDTWLERQGMAPQPPRQ; encoded by the coding sequence ATGAGCTCACTGGCGCGCATCATCATCGGACCACCCGCAGCTCCCGCCCTCGTCCTGCTGCACGGCATCACCGGCTCGGCCATCTCCCAGGCCGAGGCCATCGAGCACTGGGCCGAGCGCGGCTACCGGGTCATCGCCCTGGACGCCCGCGGACACGGCCTGTCCCCCCGCTGGAGCCCCGAGGAGCTCGCGCGCGCCGGGCAGGTGCTTGTCGACGACGTCGTGGAGACCCTGGAGGAACTGGCGCACGAGGGTTCTGCGCTCCCCATCCTCATCGGTCACTCCATGGGTGCGGCCACCGCCATGGTGCTGGCGACGCAGCGCCCCGACCTGGTGGCCGGCCTCGTCCTGGAGGACCCGGCCCTCTACGGCACCCGCAGCCCCGAGGAGCTCCTGGCCCGCGGTGCCGCCAGGGAGCGCTCGCGCGCCGCCGAGGCGGCCGACCCCGCCGCCTCGGTCTCCCACGCCCTGGAGAGCCAGGCCATGCCGGCCGTCGAGGCGGTGGTGGGGGTGTGGGCCGCCCAGCGCAGCGACCCGGCCCTCCTGCTCAGCGGAGTCGTCACCCCCGAAGTCCCCTGGACCGACGCCGTCGCCGCCCTGGAAGTGCCCGCCCTCCTGCTCACTGGGGACCAGCCAGGATCCGCCAGGGTCGGGCCGGCGGGCCTGGAGCGCATCGCCGCCCTCAACCCGCGCATCGAGACCGTGCTCGTCCCAGGCGCCGGGCACCAGGTGCGCCGCAGCGACCCGCAGGCCTATTACAGCGCCGTCGACACCTGGCTGGAGCGCCAGGGCATGGCCCCGCAGCCACCCCGGCAGTAG